Genomic window (Zonotrichia albicollis isolate bZonAlb1 unplaced genomic scaffold, bZonAlb1.hap1 Scaffold_73_unloc_1, whole genome shotgun sequence):
CAATGAGTCCAAGAATACTGCATTTATCTTGTCCGATTATGAGGAAATCTTGCTTCTTATATGAGTCCCCGCGGACACCTGTTGGTATTTCCGCATGATTTTCGTCTAGAAAGCAAACTAgttttgaagctgccaatgtgcactgtgcccctggtgggaggaggtctgggtcactgtggaatcggctaagggttttgctgagggcgtctgcttgttgctcactgatgattgccccgtctgctcttgcgacaccgccagtacttgtgtctgagcgcgctGGTCCGCGCTGCGCCTCACGTTTCCCGGAAACGGTAACGGATTTCCATCCACGTCTGTTCGGGAATAACATTCTTTCGCAGGATGTCTTCCTCTCCCGCACCGTGCGCAGACTGGCCTCTCCGCCTTCTGTACCGGCGCTGGCGTATGTATTTGTGCACAGTTCCTTTTCATGTGCCCAAGCTGTCCACATCTATAGCACTGTCCTCTTGggggattgttctttttctgcatcgttgcaagaactttgttgatgttctcgttctgttgatgcagtattttttccagcatcttctcCAGGGTCTTGTCCTCTGCTTGCTTTTCTGAATGTCCCTTTAATTGattctcccattcctctctcaATTCATTCTTCACAATCGCtgcgacatgctgaggtgttcccaccttgctgcatgcctccaccatctctgccaaggatggccgtCCTGGCATGGCGCTAATCACCCGTTGACAatccgggttggcattgccgaaggctaagctttccaagagaggccccttcgcttcttctatcgtcacctgtcgatccacggcttgcgtgagtcgatcgatgaacgacatgaatggctctgtgggaccttgcttgatgcaagagaacgggacttctggagctcctgtTGGTGCAATTTGCATAATTGCCATCCTCGCTGCCTCCTTGATGTCACTTAATACTCTTCGTGGCAGCCTagctgcttgttcccctgggttgtcatctggaggatctcctgctAACTGCCCCTCTGTGAGGTTTGCATTTGGCCCGCCTTGGTATCTGTTCCGTAATTCAGCGAGatattttctccaccttttttcccagacGAGGCTTTGggtgtcagtgagaatcattgccacaatgCTTCGAATGTCATATGGTGTGAGATCATATGTAGCGAATGTCCCTCTTAATAGCTGCTTGAAGTattgtgaattcagcccaaaagtttgagccgccttccctaaatccttgagtatttcatgacccatcctttcccacctcgggttctgtccctgggcatcatatgtcactggcattgtcagatcCCCAGATCCCgggaataaatgcttttcttttgccaaCGCTTTTCTGATTCGCTTCCAATCCATCGTCTTCACTGGCCCCtgaaattcttcttcttcttcttcaggttCCGTTGGAATTTGTATAAATAATGGTGCTGTGGATGTGGTTGGTTCATCACGTCTCATTCTTCgccttgaggtttttggcctcGCTCCCAAATCCGAAAAGGAAGCTTGAGGATCCTGTcgatatttcttttttgtggtgtccgctgaatgcaagaagctctttgttgcttctgctgctgacagcatccataTAGGAACCCCTTCTGATGCTGTGATCCTtataatattttcttcttgtaGTTGTTCTTCATCGGagctttcatcatcttcatgaaaccttgaagtcgatggataatccctttgttgtgttggcattgctttctttaaaatgcttttccttttatataaTGTTGGGAAAAATTGTTGCATTGTTGCAGTCTCGCCACGAGATGGCGCTGTGGCTCCGCCGATCCAATCCGGGATGGCGTGCACTTCTGTCTTCCAGCCACCAgatggcgctgtcaccggctcCCCTGGTTCTGGTGACGTAGCGTACTCTGTTGCTTCACTTCCTGCCGGTGGCCATATTGGTCGCCTCCCTGTCTCGGCCCGCGTGTTTTCGGCTTTTAATTCAActgaaattggggtttgaacaCCAGAACGCCTCTCCTGAGGGGGTGAGTCTTGGACTCCAAGGGTTTTGATCaagggcaccaagtctggagaaggCGGGGGGCCCCGGGATATGAACTCCCCGGCGCGGCCCCTCCTCGCCCGGGATGTTACAGGGGGTGCGTCCCGCTCCCGCCCGGACTGCGCTCTCTGCGTCTGCGGGCTCTCCGAGCCGCTCCCTGTGTCTCCCGAACTACTTTCACTGtctccatcttgttccacccctgagATATCTCCCCTTTGGTCTGCCTCTGACTCTGTGTCCTCCTCCTCCGTTCCCGTGTCTATTTCCCCTTTTGCCGGAGCAAGCAGCCTCCTTCCCGCCGGCGGCCGCGTGCGTTCCGCAATCCTGGCGGACCTTCGCATGGGCTCTGATATGACAACCGCACGCCTTCTACGCCCCCGCACAGCAGCCTTTTGGGGCAGCATAAATTCCCCCTTTTCGCTGCCTGGGTCAGACGCCCCGGCCCCGGTCCGTGACTTTTCCGAGCCCTCGCGAACTCCGCCTGCCGCACACGCCCCCGCATCCCCGCCGGTcggggctgccgctgccgctgcccccGGTCCCGAGTCATGCAAAGCCGCGCGAAAACACGccttctctgttttttcttcacccgcgctccccgcctgctctgCCGCAGCCTGGCTTTTCCGCTCCGTTGCTGCTGCATCGCGAGATAGCGCGCCCCCCGGTCCCCTCtctccccccagctcccttcccCCTTCTGTTTCCGACTCCCCCATGCTCTCCGGGGTTTTTGGACGTTTTGGGGGTTTCCtagggtttctgggttttgggaccgggtattttaataatatttcttgctctatTTTTTCAGGAGCAGTTTCCTcttggccttttaaggccagagctaattttttctttcccggGACTTTGCCCGCCGCCTCTTTCAGAGACGCctcccccccggacgtctgctgcgtcCGGGGGTCCTGGAATTTCATTTGCATAGAAATCCCTTCCAGCATTATtcttgcaggagacagcagcttcaacgctgtctcatcttttttagtagctaagaaatataagtgtctatttatttcctgccaaaaccccacttcaaatagcaggcacgtttctgccagtgggtagtttagccttgcccatagtaataattgttttaattctttctttggaattccctcTGTATATGTTTCAGTCACACCCTGTAgggcggacaaaatttcccgttgttcctgggaaagtgtgcctcccatgttgttattttttttcaggctttcttaccgaATCTGTCgttcagagcagtctggacgtctcgatcactgtccagcagatcaggaGAAGTGGTtccagggcgccttctggttccagtccgggctgttctgctacgattgtcttcggcagaaactgagagatggaattctcagtgactgctgtttttttgcagtctgtgttggcttttttttttcttcttctctctctttttcttcagggctttgaaggtggtggtggtacccccgaaaggttgtggtggtcagagctcacccagtggaagccaaatgtccggtttatctcggctgtttgaggggcctgggaagcccggaggtggcccggaggtggccttgacgcagcccgcgtatcaaaggacgagaagaggcttcagttcttctttctggttttatgtttattaattgtttatctaaaagatgttctttcagctcaacagagatccgcacagcagtcagccatgggcacactgtgccgtcccacggaccgccacgtatctttatacccctagttacgtatacaatatttatcatttttccccaataccatctattcttataactcggtgtactcttagtaatgaccaatccaaaggtgccaccgtggccaaagaagatggaggagagaaggaagaagaaggagggtaggacacaccccaattcctccatcttactcctctaaacccccctgtacataaatcctaaaccctgtttctcaccctctaattagctaatctttccacccttcaccccggtgaggccctcttatcttcataaaggtgtcgtctcccgtgtagggtcaaagtcctgccaccagacacttctggcaacattccaggactcccgggccccccaagggtggtcccgGGGGCTCGGCATGCCAGGattcaaatcctgggatcccacatctccccagtgtgaatcctcTGGTGCTCGATCAGTTGGCacttccacctgaagctcttcccacactccccgcacgtgtggggcttctccccatcacggagctgctcacggagcaccagctccgagctctgcctccgtctccggccgccttcccggcccaggccggctctttccccctcacatccccgccggctgcgtttgcagcccctcctcgagCGGCATCTCCgcgccttttcctccccgttgccttcctgcgccgtggagccgctcaaaacggcctcttccaccagctcctgccgcgggcatttgtcctccctgctctccatgctccgctcctgctctgggggaggaaggacaaggacaccatgggatttgcctccgtgccacagccgAGGGCAACGAGATCCCCCCAGGCCGTCCCCGGCAGGACGGCACCGccaccccccgatgtccccccgaggggccttttccgctcagccttggacttcttcattctccaaacatccccccaaaaacccaacccaggcacCCCCCGGGATATCAGGGCCGGGCTCCCGTCCCTGCTCACCGGCGCGATGCGGGGGGAGATGATCCCACAGGCGGGGGCTGCGAATTCAGGCTGGGCTCCAGACCGCGTGGATCCGTCCGCTCAGCCTCGAtccgcctttgtccctcctcttcctctcgctcctcctcttccatcccccttcccgCTCCTCAGCGTTATCTCCGcccgctcctcctcttccatcccccctccagctcctcagcGTTATCTccgcctccttctcctcttccatcccgccccttccatcccttctcctctttctcctccacAACCCcgccttctcctcctccttccatcGCTGCTCTCTCTCCGCCTTCATCCCTCCCCTTCTATCTTCCTTagtcctgctcctctcccccaaCCGGctggaaccgtgaggggaaagtgggcagggaaagggcggaacCATGAGGGTAaaagggggcggggaaagggcgGAACCATGAGGGtaaaagggggcagggaaagggcgggaatcgtgaggggaaaggggcgggctcaggccaagggcggcaactctgaggggacactgggaggcggcactctgcaaacagaactgcaaccGACTGAACATGAACGGGAGAGAAATCAATAAGTCTGAGAGTTTTATTTCGTATAAAATACATTCCACACACCCAGCCCAAGATAATCCCCATCCCACCACCCTAACTGAGATCACGCTTCTCCAAGACTCCTTCCAGCCCAATCTTACTCAGGTGACTGAGAATCGAGTGAGTTTTTTATGACATTGACTTTTTTGAGTTGCGATTGagaagttttggggaaaaattgagctgttttcagtgggatttgagtggttttgaggTGACAGATCCATCCCTCGTAGATTTTGGAGTGCAAAGTGatggagaaaggagaaatattAAGGCCAAACCAAAATTTGAAGCCTCCATGTctgttcccagcatggatcacagggaatgtgagtgaccagggctgtgcccacagtgcctcctccagtgggggatggagctggagcagcgcacgaagctcttcccgcactcgaggcactcacagggcttcccttagtggtgtCTACGTTTGTGTTGGGTCAAGttagagctgctggagaagctcttcccacactggggacactcgaagggcctctccccagtgtggatgcgctggtgggtgacgagggtggagttgtaCTTGAATCCCTTGCCGCAGtcggggcagcggaagggcctctcctctgtgtgaatcagATAGTGCCTGAAGAGAtcagagctggtctgaaacctcttcctgcatttatcacactcgaagggcctctccccagtgtggatgtgccGGTGTTTGATGAGGTTGGACTTCtgcctgaatcccttcccacagtcggggcattggaagggcctctcctctctgtgactcTGAAAGTGGCGGAAGAGATTGGCGCGGGTCtgaaagctcttcccacacttggaaCATTCGAAGCACCTCTCTcctgtgtggctcctctggtgccTGTTCCAGGCGGAGCTGTGGCTGAAGCGCATCCCACACACGGAACACTCGAAAggcctttccccagtgtggaacCTTTCGTGCTCGATCAGGTGGGAGCTCCGATTGAAATACTTCccgcactccccacactcgtagggcttctccccagtaTGGATCTTCTGGTGCTTGATCAGTTCGCACTTCCTCCTGAAACTatccccacactccccacactcgtagagcctctccccagtgtggatcctctggtgcctgGTCAGTTCGGAGTTCCACccgaagctcttcccacactgcccacactcaaagggcctctccccagtgtgggacctctggtgcctgatcagATTGTGGCGCTGGctgaagcttttcccacaccccacactcatagggcttcTCCCCCGTGTGAATTCTCTGGTGCGTGATCAAATGGGAGTTgctgctgaagctcttcccacactccccgcacgtgtggggcttctccccatcacggagctgctcatggagcaccagctccgagctctgcctccgtctccggccgccttcccggcccaggccggctctttccccctcacatccccgccggctgcgtttgcagcccctcctcgtgcggcatctccgcgccttttcctccccgttgccttcctgcgccgtggagccgctcaaaacggcctcttccaccagctcctgccgcgggcatttgtcctccatgctctccgctcctgctctgggggaggaaggacaaggacacgatggcatttgcctccgtgccacagccgAGGGCAACGAGATCCCCCCAGGCCGTCCCCGGCAGGACGGCACCGccaccccccgatgtccccccgaggggccttttccgctcagccttggacttcttcattctccaaacatccccccaaaaacccaacccaggcacCCCCCGGGATATCAGGGCCGGGCTCCCGTCCCTGCTCACCGGCGCGATGCGGGGGGAGATGATCCCACAGGCGGGGGCTGCGAATTCAGGCTGGGCTCCAGAGCGTGGATCCGTCCGCTCAGCCTCGAtccgcctttgtccctcctcttcctcttcctcccgctcctcctcttccatccccccTCCCGCTCCTCAGCGTTATCTCCGCctgcttctcctcttccatcccgccccttccatcccttctccttttctcctccccaaCCCCGccttcttcccctccttccATCGCTGCTCTCTCTCCGCCTTCATCCCTCCCCTTCTATCTTCCTTagtcctgctcctctcccccaaCCGGCTgtaaccgtgaggggaaagtgggcagggaaagggcggaacCATGAGGGtaaaagggggcagggaaagggcggaaccgtgagggaaaaagggggcagggaaagggcgggaaccgtgaggggaaagggggcagggaaatggCGGAACCATGAGGGtaaaagggggcagggaaagggcggaacCGTGAGGGTAAAAGAGGGCAGGGAAATGGCGGAACCGTGAGGGtaaaagggggcagggaaagggcgggaaccgtgaggggaaagggggctgGGAAATggcggaaccgtgaggggaaaaggggacagggaaagggcgggCAACGTCAGGGGAAAGGGGCGGGctcaggccaagggcggcaactCTGAGGGGACAATCTGGGAGGCTGCACTGTGCAAACAGAACTGTAAGTGACTGAACATGAACGGGAGAGAAATCAGTAACTCTGAGAGTTTTATTTCGTatcaaatacatcccacacacccagcccaaGATAATCCCCATCCAACCACCCTAACTGAGGTCACGCTTCTCCCAGTCTCCTTCCAACCCAGTCTTACTCAGGTGGCTGAGAATAGAGTGAGTTTTTTAAGACATTGACATTTTTGAGTTGCGATTGAGCAGTTTTGTTGTAAGATCGAGATGTATTATGTGGgatttgagtggttttgaggTGACAGATCCATCCCTCGTAGATTCTGGAGtgcaaagagatggagaaagaagaaatattaaggCCAAACTAAAATTTGAAGCCTCCATGTctgttcccagcatggatcacagagaatgtgagtgaccagggctgtgcccacagtgcctcctccagtgggggatggagctggagcagcgcacgaagctctgcccgaactcggggcactcacagggcttcccttagtggtggCTCCGTTGGTGTGTGTTCAAgtgagagctctgtgagaagctcttcccacactggggacactcgtagggcctctccccagtgtggatgcgccggtgcctgatgaggcTGCAGTTCtccctgaatcccttcccacactcagggcactggaagggtctctcctctgtgtgagtctGAAAGTGGCAGAAGAGATGGGCGcgggtctgaaacctcttcctgcatttgtcacactcgaagggcctctctcctgtgtggctcctctggtgcttGTTCCGgtgggagctctggctgaagcgcATCCCACACACGGAACACTCGAAAggcctttccccagtgtggatcctctggtgcacgATCAGGTTGGAGCTCactgtgaagctcttcccacactccccacacacgtagggccgttccccagtgtgggtcctctggtgcgtGATCAGGTCCGACCTCCATCGgaagctctgcccacactccccacactcgttaGACTTCACCCGAATGTGGGACCTCTGGTGCtggatcaggctggagctctgggtaaagctcttcccacacgcCCCACACTCGTAAGACTTCACTCGAATGTGGGACCTCTGGTGCTGGATCAGGCTGCATTTCCTaatgaagctcttcccacactccccacactcaagGGGCCCATCCCCACAATGCgtcctctggtgcctgatcagATTATGGcgctggctgaagctcttcccacacttcccacactcaaagggcctctccccagtgtgaatcctcTGGTGCTCGATCAGTTCgcagttccacctgaagctcttcccacactccccgcacgtgtggggcttctccccatcacggagctgctcacggagcaccagctccgagctctgcctccgtctccggccgccttcccggcccaggccggctctttccccctcacatccccgccggctgcgtttgcagcccctcctcgagCGGCATCTCCgcgccttttcctccccgttgccttcctgcgccgtggagccgctcaaaacggcctcttccaccagctcctgccgcgggcatttgtcctccctgctctccatgctccgctcccgctctgggggaggaaggacaaggacacgatgggatttgcctccgtgccacagccgAGGGCAACGAGATCCCCCCAGGCCGTCCCCGGCAGGACGGCACCGccaccccccgatgtccccccgaggggccttttccgctcagccttggacttcttcattctccaaacatccccccaaaaacccaacccaggcacCCCCCGGGATATCAGGGCCGGGCTCCCGTCCCTGCTCACCGGCGCGATGCGGGGCCCATGATCCCACAGGCGGGGGCTGCGAATTCAGGCAGGGCTCCAGACCGCGTGGATCCGTCCGCTCAGCCTCGATCCGCCTTTGTCCctgctcttcctcttcctcccgctcctcctcttccatccccccTCCCGCTCCTCAGCGTTATCTCCGCctgcttctcctcttccatcccgccccttccatcccttctcctctttctcctcccaaCCCCGccttcttcccctccttccATCGCTGCTCTCTCTCCGCCTTCATCCCTCCCCTTCTATCTTCCTTagtcctgctcctctcccccaaCCGGctggaaccgtgaggggaaagtgggcagggaaagggcggaacCATGAGGGTAaaagggggcggggaaagggcgggaaccgtgaggggaaaggggcgggctcaggccaagggcggcaactCTGAGGGGACAATCTGGGAGGCGGCACTGTGCAAACAGAACTGTAAGCGACTGAACATGAACGGGAGAGAAATCAGTAACTCTGAGAGTTTTATTTCGTatcaaatacatcccacacacccagcccaaGATAATCCCCATCCAACCACCCTAACTGAGGTCACGCTTCTCCCAGTCTCCTTCCAGCCCAGTCTTACTCAGGTGGCTGAGAATCGAGTGAGTTTTTTAAGACATTGACATTTTTGAGTTGCGATTGAGCAGTTTTGTTGTAAGATCGAGATGTGTTATGTGGAatttgagtggttttgaggTGACAGATCCATCCCTCGTAGATTCTGGAGtgcaaagagatggagaaagaagaaatattaaggCCAAACTAAAATTTGAAGCCTCCATGTCTGTTCCCAACCTgaatcacagggaatgtgagtgaccagggctgtgcccacagtgcctcctccagtgggggatggagctggagcagcgcacgaagctctgcccgcactcggggcactcacagggcttcccttagtggtgtCTACGTTGGTGTTGGGTCAAGTtagagctctgtgagaagctcttcccacactggggacactcgtagggcctctccccagtgtggatgcgccggtgcctgacGAGGGTGAAGTTgtacttgaatcccttcccacactcagggcactggaagggcctctcctctgtatGAATCCGATAGTGCTGGAAGAGATGGCCGCTGGTCCGAAAACTCGTCCTGCATTTATcgcactcgtagggcctctccccagtgtggatgcgctggtgggcGATGAGGGTGGAGTTCtccctgaatcccttcccacagtcagggcattggaagggcctctTCTCTGTGTGACTCTgatagtgctggaggagatggccgctggtccgaaacctcttcctgcatttatcacactcgtagggcctctccccagtgtggatgcgccggtgggtgacgagggtggagttctccctgaatcccttcccacactcagggcactggaagggtctctcctctgtgtgagtctGAAAGTGGCGGAAGAGATCGGCGcgggtctgaaacctcttcctgcatttgtcacactccaagggcctctccccagtgtggatcctctggtgcttgaTCAGGCTGGAGTTCtcggtgaagctcttcccacactccccacacacgtagggcctctccccagtgtgggtcctctggtgcctgaGCAGATTGCTGCGgtgtctgaagctcttcccgcactccccacactcaaagggcctctccccagtgtgaatcctcTGGTGCTCGATCAGTTTtgagttccacctgaagctcttcccacactccccgcacgtgtggggcttctccccatcacggagctgctcacggagcaccagctccgagctctgcctccgtctccggccgccttcccggcccaggccggctctttccccctcacatccccgccggctgcgtttgcagcccctcctcgtgcggcatctccgcgccttttcctccccgttgccttcctgcgccgtggagccgctcaaaacggcctcttccaccggctcctgccgcgggcatttgtcctccctgctct
Coding sequences:
- the LOC141728023 gene encoding LOW QUALITY PROTEIN: uncharacterized protein LOC141728023 (The sequence of the model RefSeq protein was modified relative to this genomic sequence to represent the inferred CDS: inserted 2 bases in 1 codon; substituted 1 base at 1 genomic stop codon); protein product: MESREDKCPRQELVEEAVLSGSTAQEGNGEEKARRCRTRRGCKRSRRGCEGERAGLGQEGGRRRRQSSELVLREQLRDGEKPHTCGECGKSFRWNCELIVHQRIHTGEKLFECGECGKSFSRRNNLIRHQRTHTGERRYECGECGKSFSQHGNLITHQRIHTGERPFECSVCGMRFNQSSGLNNHQRSHTGERPFECDKCRKRFQTRAHLFRHFQTHTGERPFQCPECGKGFRENSSLIVHQRIHTGERPYKCDKCRKRCRTSSDLVLHYRIHTGERPFQCPECRKRFKKNSTLVIHRRIHTGERLFECDKCRKRFRTSGHLLQHYQSHTEKRPFQCPDCGKGFRENSTLIAHQRIHTGERPYECEECGKSFRWNCELIEHQRIHTGERPFECGKCGKSFSQRHNLIRHQRTHCGDGPLECGECGKSFIRKCSLIQHQRSHIRVKSYECGACGKSFTQSSSLIQHQRSHIRVKSNECGECGQSFRWRSDLITHQRTHTGERPYVCGECGKSFTVSSNLIVHQRIHTGERPFECSVCGMRFSQSSHRNKHQRSHTGERPFECDKCRKRFQTRAHLFCHFQTHTEERPFQCPECGKGFRENCSLIRHRRIHTGERPYECPQCGKSFSQSSHLNTHQRSHHGRDGRGEAGGDNAEEREGGWKRRSGRKRKRRDKGGSRLSGRIHALEPSLNSQPPPVGSSPPASRRAGAESMEDKCPRQELVEEAVLSGSTAQEGNGEEKARRCRTRRGCKRSRRGCEGERAGLGREGGRRRRQSSELVLHEQLRDGEKPHTCGECGKSFSSNSHLITHQRIHTGEKPYECGXCGKSFSQRHNLIRHQRSHTGERPFECGQCGKSFGWNSELTRHQRIHTGERLYECGECGDSFRRKCELIKHQKIHTGEKPYECGECGKYFNRSSHLIEHERFHTGERPFECSVCGMRFSHSSAWNRHQRSHTGERCFECSKCGKSFQTRANLFRHFQSHREERPFQCPDCGKGFRQKSNLIKHRHIHTGERPFECDKCRKRFQTSSDLFRHYLIHTEERPFRCPDCGKGFKYNSTLVTHQRIHTGERPFECPQCGKSFSSSSNLTQHKRRHHXGKPCECLECGKSFVRCSSSIPHWRRHCGHSPGHSHSL